One part of the Lotus japonicus ecotype B-129 chromosome 2, LjGifu_v1.2 genome encodes these proteins:
- the LOC130739862 gene encoding protein IQ-DOMAIN 29-like: MGKGRSPGKWFKNLLLGKKKSSSKSNSSKNDDIFKPSSNKDVLGSSEVSVSAQTVDSLIISAPLSGTNATQGVVSEKEVVSRPSNDRDVLSNGDKEAHAQPIANVETKEDLEKLQLTEAAIKLQAACRGYQARRAFQTLRAITQLQALIRGHLVRRQAVSALYCVKGIVKFQALARGYNVRRSDFGLAVLKIRKDTQCSNSTGLVTSTQAEKLSDSVFIQKLLASSSNVLPLSLNGDLGEPNLAWKWLDRWTRSHFWKPLPKLEKKLDSVSKEKNRSGQTVEKGQVKRNTRKSPAAKAEDSSISGSNKFKQRPKKDAIANHSVPPSQEQPHKEIDKTSLKKSRMQNGSDRPEAVNEKRKQTTTRKISDHIVTDLSEQGPNASSEKVKDSTAPKSKESGSDKSLEQQAKEENNNEPLKAPITVLQTSVQNGGDDKIQGVNEDLNDGDKIISNNYQRRASLPANFNDKDNELHNTPRLPSYMAPTESAKARLRGQGSPRFATDLADKNSMTRRHSLSSSFNSKSGSFSPRAELISMGGRGVIRTDRSLSSSRDGTDKMMQPQWRR, from the exons ATGGGGAAAGGACGAAGTCCTGGGAAATGGTTCAAGAACTTACTCTTGGGGAAGAAGAAATCATCATCCAAGTCTAATTCATCAAAGAATGATGATATTTTT AAACCTTCAAGTAACAAGGATGTGCTGGGGTCTTCTGAGGTGTCCGTGTCGGCTCAAACTGTGGATTCTTTGATCATATCCGCACCTCTATCTGGAACTAATGCTACTCAAGGAGTGGTTTCAGAAAAGGAAGTAGTTAGCAGGCCATCGAATGACAGGGATGTTCTTTCAAATGGAGATAAAGAGGCTCATGCTCAGCCTATTGCTAATGTGGAAACTAAAGAGGATCTCGAGAAACTCCAGCTTACAGAAGCAGCTATAAAACTTCAGGCTGCCTGTAGAGGCTATCAG GCTCGTCGAGCATTTCAAACACTCAGAGCTATCACACAACTGCAAGCTCTTATCCGTGGCCACCTGGTTAGAAGGCAAGCTGTTTCTGCATTATATTGTGTGAAAGGAATTGTTAAATTTCAAGCATTGGCTCGCGGTTACAATGTTAGGCGTTCTGATTTTGGGCTTGCAGTCCTGAAAATTCGAAAG GATACTCAATGTTCAAATTCCACTGGGCTAGTTACATCTACACAAGCAGAGAAGCTGTCAGACAGTGTCTTTATCCAGAAG CTTTTGGCTTCATCTTCCAATGTACTTCCTCTATCCCTCAATGGTGATCTTGGAGAACCTAACTTGGCTTGGAAGTGGCTTGACCGCTGGACAAGGTCACACTTTTGGAAACCTCTTCCTAAGTTAGAGAAGAAACTTGACTCAGTgtctaaagaaaaaaatagaagtgGTCAAACAGTTGAGAAGGGACAAGTTAAAAGAAATACCCGGAAATCTCCTGCTGCGAAAGCTGAAGATAGCTCAATTTCAGGTTCTAACAAATTTAAACAGCGTCCAAAGAAGGATGCAATTGCAAACCACTCGGTGCCTCCATCTCAGGAACAACCACATAAGGAAATTGATAAAACTAGTCTTAAGAAATCTCGCATGCAAAATGGTTCGGACAGGCCTGAGGCTGTTAATGAGAAAAGAAAACAGACCACCACTAGGAAAATTTCAGATCATATTGTTACTGATCTTTCAGAGCAGGGTCCAAATGCCTCTTCAGAGAAAGTGAAAGATTCGACAGCGCCAAAGTCAAAAGAGTCTGGGTCTGACAAAAGTCTTGAACAGCaagcaaaagaagagaataATAATGAACCACTTAAGGCTCCTATTACTGTCTTGCAGACTAGTGTGCAGAATGGCGGAGATGATAAAATTCAAGGAGTTAATGAAGACTTGAATGATGGTGACAAAATTATCAGCAACAATTACCAAAGAAGGGCCTCATTACCTGCCAATTTTAATGATAAGGATAATGAGTTGCATAACACTCCAAGACTGCCCAGTTATATGGCTCCTACTGAATCTGCTAAAGCTAGGCTAAGAGGACAAGGCTCCCCAAGATTTGCTACTGATTTGGCTGACAAAAATAGTATGACCAGGCGGCATTCACTTTCATCTTCCTTTAATAGTAAGTCAGGTTCATTTTCCCCAAGAGCAGAACTAATTTCCATGGGCGGAAGAGGGGTGATAAGGACTGATAGATCTCTGTCTTCTTCAAGGGACGGAACTG ACAAGATGATGCAGCCTCAGTGGAGAAGGTGA